One window from the genome of Litoribacterium kuwaitense encodes:
- a CDS encoding S-layer homology domain-containing protein, whose protein sequence is MKDHRFLASTVGVATIAALAVPSATGLATSFTDLTDSYGHYDNIMRLVDEGVIEGFPDGTFQPDAPLTRAQAAIMFSRALQLDVPEGADDLIANFSDVSEDDYYAKEVAALVESGITKGYGGYFAPENSLSREEMATMLVRAFALQDNGEEITLTDLDQVQSVHEENVKILFQNGVTKGKGDGSFGPNDNVTRGQFSSFMVRGLDIAGVSINIEQPDDVVIQVGESPELPHSLEVTLANGETEDVDVDWDTSELDTSEEGTYTVHGTLEGYSQKAEIEVVVENQPLQVEDVEMENLKQMIVKFNHSGYKKHIVENESHYEYENNDGDVVDILEARAEEDRVILTLAEPFEDEGYLWISSAIDGEERDYELEFRDTTPPEVEEVIPVSEDTIKVLFSEPMDTGTDNGKEVTNRDIEEAFELEDERHRVTEIRSYHYGQALNITFNRDLEEGDYTLDIGRGITDYFGFVVENDNFDFEMAYDSSDPEVVEIKDIYPTQATVVFNKDIKLKSGAASHFQHSNGDAKADEVNVINGNEVVVTFPEDQPLPEEGEIEIDRDAVEDYWGNENRSLDIEYEIHDDGDAPAITRVSMLKESQTADRYVTVEVYFSEPVTKKYALSEENYEVVGDDGKSVRVKTASYLSDSNGQAVRLVLDKRYGEFKNQEYTLYVDDIEDYFGTSDDELTYTFDAGSMSAPNEFTGTAFTEDDDEVRFVVDFGREMQTGGGYGIEQLNMYEVSYRSTSILLNELDQTSGFRVDINTYDDDSKAEIIIEKDGKPNQAWEDLFEDLFDAVEADELEDVRLTVGRVADQDGVRTNSFSNQVELDASHSFTPKQDEVEATALDELQIELAYELYDFDDDDLIVYADENNNRDYDDGKDTELDISVEYEDEDDTPYIYIYLDDELDDDLTYDREKVYVTTIDEDDVNTTNRFGQKLFVEDLPIVGGIAAQLEESNGEKHVYAHALKGEDDRAVVSLEFTNDIDDRSVSYLSFTISNGLYPVRQVYVDGDTVYLEVDLDGGDVDDLIGEYVEQQAPIADENDNRIRGLDLRINDVQEDLSESRLRD, encoded by the coding sequence ATGAAAGACCATCGTTTTTTAGCAAGTACGGTCGGTGTTGCAACAATAGCTGCTTTAGCTGTACCGAGTGCCACTGGGCTAGCAACAAGTTTCACAGATTTAACGGACAGCTATGGTCATTATGACAATATTATGCGCTTGGTAGATGAAGGTGTCATCGAAGGGTTTCCTGATGGTACATTTCAGCCAGACGCGCCGTTGACGAGAGCCCAAGCTGCAATTATGTTTTCACGCGCACTTCAATTAGATGTTCCTGAGGGTGCAGATGATTTAATCGCCAACTTTTCCGACGTGTCGGAAGATGACTACTATGCGAAAGAAGTGGCAGCTCTTGTTGAAAGTGGCATTACAAAAGGCTATGGTGGTTATTTTGCCCCAGAAAATTCATTGTCTCGTGAAGAGATGGCGACGATGCTCGTCCGTGCATTTGCATTACAAGATAATGGTGAAGAGATCACATTAACTGATCTTGATCAAGTGCAATCTGTACACGAAGAAAATGTAAAAATTCTGTTTCAAAATGGGGTAACCAAAGGAAAAGGGGACGGCTCGTTTGGTCCTAATGATAATGTCACGCGAGGGCAATTTTCTTCGTTTATGGTGCGTGGTTTAGACATTGCCGGTGTTAGCATAAATATCGAACAGCCTGACGATGTCGTTATTCAAGTAGGTGAATCACCTGAGCTTCCTCATTCACTCGAAGTGACTTTAGCGAACGGTGAAACAGAGGACGTCGACGTAGATTGGGACACGAGTGAGCTCGATACGTCAGAAGAAGGTACATACACTGTTCATGGAACACTTGAAGGCTATTCGCAAAAGGCAGAGATTGAAGTGGTTGTAGAAAATCAGCCACTCCAAGTAGAAGACGTCGAAATGGAAAACTTGAAGCAAATGATCGTTAAGTTCAACCATTCTGGGTATAAAAAGCACATTGTTGAAAATGAAAGTCATTATGAGTATGAAAATAACGACGGAGATGTCGTCGACATCCTTGAAGCTCGTGCCGAAGAAGATCGTGTTATCCTGACCTTAGCTGAGCCGTTTGAAGATGAAGGGTATCTTTGGATAAGTTCGGCAATCGATGGGGAAGAAAGGGACTACGAGCTGGAATTTAGAGACACGACACCACCAGAAGTTGAAGAGGTCATTCCAGTAAGTGAAGATACGATCAAAGTGCTCTTTTCTGAACCGATGGATACAGGTACAGATAATGGTAAAGAAGTAACGAACCGAGACATTGAAGAGGCTTTTGAACTGGAAGATGAACGCCACCGTGTGACGGAGATTCGTTCCTATCATTATGGTCAGGCATTAAATATTACGTTTAATCGTGACCTTGAAGAGGGCGATTATACCCTTGATATTGGGCGTGGAATAACAGATTACTTTGGTTTCGTCGTTGAGAATGACAACTTTGATTTTGAAATGGCATATGATTCATCAGATCCTGAAGTTGTTGAAATTAAAGATATTTATCCTACACAAGCAACGGTTGTTTTTAATAAAGACATCAAGCTAAAGAGCGGTGCTGCATCTCATTTCCAACACTCAAACGGAGATGCTAAGGCGGACGAAGTCAATGTCATTAATGGGAATGAGGTCGTCGTGACATTCCCTGAAGATCAACCTTTGCCTGAAGAGGGAGAGATTGAAATTGACAGAGATGCTGTCGAAGATTACTGGGGCAACGAAAATAGATCGTTAGACATTGAGTATGAGATTCATGATGACGGCGATGCGCCAGCAATTACTCGCGTCAGCATGTTGAAAGAATCGCAGACGGCGGATCGTTATGTTACAGTCGAAGTCTATTTTTCTGAGCCGGTCACTAAAAAATATGCATTATCTGAAGAAAACTATGAGGTTGTCGGTGATGACGGGAAATCGGTTCGGGTAAAAACTGCTTCATATCTTAGCGATTCTAACGGACAGGCTGTGCGCCTTGTTCTCGACAAGCGGTATGGAGAATTTAAAAACCAAGAATATACTTTGTATGTTGATGACATCGAGGATTATTTCGGCACGTCAGATGACGAGCTGACGTATACATTTGATGCTGGAAGTATGTCCGCTCCTAATGAGTTTACTGGAACAGCGTTTACGGAAGACGATGATGAAGTTCGTTTCGTCGTTGATTTTGGACGCGAAATGCAGACAGGTGGGGGTTATGGCATTGAACAGTTAAATATGTATGAAGTGTCGTATCGCTCAACGTCTATTCTATTGAACGAATTGGATCAAACATCTGGCTTTCGCGTGGATATCAATACGTACGATGATGATTCTAAGGCGGAAATCATTATTGAAAAGGATGGAAAGCCAAATCAGGCATGGGAAGATTTATTTGAAGACCTGTTTGACGCTGTGGAAGCTGATGAGCTTGAAGATGTAAGGCTCACAGTAGGCCGAGTTGCTGATCAAGATGGAGTCCGGACTAACAGCTTCTCTAATCAAGTCGAGCTAGATGCTAGCCATTCTTTTACACCTAAGCAAGATGAAGTTGAAGCAACGGCGCTTGATGAGCTCCAGATTGAACTGGCTTATGAGCTGTATGATTTTGATGACGATGATCTCATCGTTTATGCAGATGAGAATAATAACAGAGATTATGATGATGGAAAGGATACAGAGCTTGATATATCAGTAGAGTATGAAGATGAGGACGACACCCCTTACATTTATATTTATCTAGATGACGAGCTCGATGATGACTTAACGTACGATCGAGAAAAAGTGTACGTGACAACCATTGATGAAGATGACGTCAATACAACAAACCGCTTTGGACAAAAGCTATTCGTTGAAGATTTGCCTATCGTTGGCGGCATTGCTGCTCAGCTTGAAGAGTCGAATGGTGAGAAACATGTTTATGCTCATGCGTTAAAGGGTGAGGATGACCGTGCTGTTGTTTCTTTAGAGTTTACAAATGATATTGATGATCGTTCCGTTAGTTACTTATCCTTTACAATCTCAAACGGTCTTTATCCAGTTCGTCAAGTCTACGTTGATGGGGACACTGTGTATCTTGAGGTTGATTTAGACGGTGGTGATGTTGACGATCTGATTGGCGAATACGTAGAACAACAAGCACCTATTGCTGATGAGAACGACAATCGTATTAGAGGGCTTGATCTGAGAATTAATGATGTACAAGAAGATTTGTCTGAGAGTCGCTTGCGTGATTAA
- the acsA gene encoding acetate--CoA ligase: MKAETLPAYKGDYQLQDYYETRKKFSWTDVEKAFSWYETGKVNMAYEAIDRHAESERKNKIALHYRDHSRAESYTFLEMKELTNKAGNILRNEAEVKKGDRVFIFMPRSPELYALFLGGLKIGAIMGPLFEAFMEAAVTDRLQDSEASVLATTKDLLPRVPVEKLPHLKTIVIVGEMPDDSYEDVQLISYDESFGKASNELDIEWVDREDGMLLHYTSGSTGKSKGALHVHNAMIQHYMTGKWVLDLREDDIYWCTADPGWVTGTSYGIFAPWLNGATNVIVGGRFKPEDWYKTIQDFKVTVWYSAPTAFRMLLSAGDDLAKEFDLSTLRHILSVGEPLNPEVIRWGNRLFGHRIHDTWWMTETGAMLICNYPCMDIRLGSMGKPIPGVEATIVDDKGNELPPYQMGNLAIKKGWPSMMRKIWKNPEKYEAYFLQGEWYVSGDSAYMDEDGYFWFQGRVDDVIVTAGERIGPFEVESKLVEHPAVSEAGVIGKPDPLRGEIIKAFISLRSGHSPSDELIEEIRNFVKTGLAAHSAPREIEFKEKLPKTRSGKIMRRVLKAWELNLPTGDLSTMED; encoded by the coding sequence ATGAAAGCGGAAACGCTTCCTGCGTATAAAGGTGATTATCAACTTCAAGATTATTATGAAACGAGAAAGAAATTTTCATGGACTGATGTGGAAAAAGCTTTTAGCTGGTATGAAACTGGGAAAGTAAACATGGCTTATGAAGCGATTGATCGTCATGCAGAGAGCGAGCGAAAAAATAAAATCGCTTTGCATTATCGTGATCATTCAAGAGCTGAATCATATACGTTTTTAGAAATGAAAGAGCTTACAAACAAAGCAGGGAATATCTTACGTAACGAAGCAGAGGTTAAAAAAGGGGATCGCGTTTTTATTTTTATGCCAAGATCTCCAGAATTGTATGCGCTTTTTTTAGGCGGACTAAAAATTGGTGCGATTATGGGGCCGCTTTTTGAAGCGTTTATGGAAGCTGCTGTAACGGATCGTTTGCAAGATAGTGAAGCCAGCGTTTTAGCAACGACAAAAGATCTGTTACCGCGTGTTCCTGTTGAAAAGCTTCCGCACCTTAAAACAATCGTCATTGTTGGAGAGATGCCTGATGATTCGTATGAGGACGTTCAATTGATCTCTTATGACGAAAGTTTTGGTAAAGCTTCAAACGAGCTTGATATCGAATGGGTTGACCGAGAAGATGGGATGTTGCTCCATTACACGTCAGGTTCAACAGGTAAGTCAAAAGGAGCCCTGCACGTTCATAATGCGATGATTCAGCATTATATGACTGGTAAATGGGTATTGGATCTACGTGAGGATGATATTTACTGGTGTACAGCCGATCCGGGCTGGGTTACAGGAACCTCCTATGGAATTTTTGCACCATGGTTAAATGGTGCAACGAATGTGATCGTCGGGGGACGCTTTAAACCGGAAGATTGGTATAAGACAATCCAAGATTTTAAAGTGACCGTTTGGTACAGTGCCCCAACCGCATTTCGTATGCTGCTCAGTGCCGGTGATGATTTAGCAAAAGAATTCGACTTGAGTACTTTGCGTCATATTTTAAGTGTTGGTGAACCGTTAAATCCTGAAGTTATCCGTTGGGGGAACCGTTTGTTTGGTCATCGTATCCATGATACATGGTGGATGACAGAAACAGGTGCAATGCTTATATGTAACTACCCGTGTATGGACATTCGTTTAGGATCTATGGGTAAGCCGATTCCAGGCGTTGAAGCGACAATTGTAGATGATAAAGGGAATGAGCTACCGCCATATCAAATGGGCAATTTAGCAATTAAAAAAGGTTGGCCATCGATGATGCGGAAAATTTGGAAAAACCCTGAGAAGTATGAAGCGTACTTTTTGCAGGGAGAATGGTATGTTTCCGGCGACTCGGCATACATGGACGAGGACGGATACTTCTGGTTCCAGGGCCGTGTCGATGATGTCATCGTAACAGCGGGCGAGCGTATCGGTCCGTTTGAGGTAGAAAGTAAGCTTGTGGAGCACCCAGCCGTTTCAGAAGCCGGAGTGATCGGTAAACCTGACCCTCTACGCGGTGAAATTATTAAGGCGTTTATTTCATTACGAAGTGGCCATAGTCCTTCTGATGAATTAATTGAAGAAATTCGGAATTTTGTCAAGACAGGCTTGGCTGCCCACTCAGCTCCACGGGAAATAGAATTCAAAGAAAAACTTCCGAAAACGAGAAGTGGTAAAATTATGCGACGTGTGTTAAAAGCATGGGAGCTTAATTTGCCAACAGGCGATTTATCAACGATGGAAGATTAA
- a CDS encoding flagellar motor protein MotB has translation MKLLKERQLRENAKTGGTSWIVTYADLVTLVLVFFILLFSISQVDSTKLEEAVQSFKTASTTSMQTKEIASSDGVLEGGRAVIDPLDELLKKVKLYLQENGLDGQIQASRDERGVVLVLNERVLFHTAEAIVLPEGQDVLRSVGEFLHTIPNFIEVEGHTDVRPISTYRYPSNWELSTARASSVIRFLTNSYDLDPTRFRAVGLGATQPVVTGNDPEQLAQNRRVEIVITPQTELDKTNKETSKAVPNS, from the coding sequence ATGAAACTTCTTAAAGAACGTCAATTGAGAGAGAACGCGAAGACTGGAGGAACGTCTTGGATTGTCACATATGCCGATTTAGTGACATTGGTTCTTGTTTTTTTTATTCTGCTGTTTTCAATTTCACAAGTTGACTCGACAAAATTAGAAGAAGCTGTACAGTCATTTAAAACAGCAAGCACAACTTCAATGCAAACGAAGGAGATTGCTAGCTCAGATGGTGTGTTAGAAGGTGGACGCGCAGTTATCGATCCATTAGATGAGTTATTAAAGAAAGTCAAATTATACCTTCAAGAAAATGGTTTAGATGGTCAGATTCAAGCGAGTCGTGACGAACGTGGCGTTGTGCTAGTGTTAAATGAACGCGTCTTATTCCACACCGCAGAAGCCATTGTTTTGCCAGAAGGACAAGATGTATTACGGTCTGTAGGCGAGTTTTTACATACCATTCCAAATTTCATTGAAGTAGAGGGACATACAGATGTACGACCCATATCGACGTATCGTTATCCGTCGAATTGGGAGCTTTCCACGGCAAGGGCGAGCAGCGTCATTCGCTTCTTAACGAATTCATACGATCTAGATCCAACGCGCTTTCGAGCTGTCGGCTTAGGAGCCACCCAACCGGTTGTTACTGGTAATGACCCAGAGCAGTTAGCACAAAACCGGCGGGTTGAAATTGTGATTACGCCGCAAACGGAATTGGATAAAACGAATAAAGAGACCTCAAAAGCGGTACCGAACAGTTAA
- a CDS encoding bifunctional 3-deoxy-7-phosphoheptulonate synthase/chorismate mutase translates to MAEQLEELRKELDKTNLDILELLNKRAELVQKVGQAKDAQGMSRYDPVREREMLNQIADNNKGPFETSTVQHLFKQIFKMSMELQEDDHRKALLVSRKKKPENTIVDVKGEHIGDGQQRFVVGPCSVESYEQVAAVAKAVKDQGIKLLRGGAFKPRTSPYDFQGLGVEGLQILKKVADEYDLAVVSEIVNPADIETALDYLDVIQIGARNMQNFELLKEAGRANKPVLLKRGLSATIEEFINAAEYILSQGNDQVMLCERGIRTYEKATRNTLDITAVPILKQETHLPVFVDVTHSTGRKDLLLPAARAALAIGADGVMAEVHPDPTVALSDSAQQMDIPQFEHFMKELKSKQLVHIK, encoded by the coding sequence ATGGCTGAACAACTAGAGGAACTAAGAAAAGAGCTGGACAAAACAAATTTAGATATTCTTGAACTTTTGAATAAAAGAGCTGAACTTGTTCAGAAAGTTGGGCAAGCAAAGGATGCACAAGGCATGAGTCGTTATGATCCAGTGCGTGAAAGAGAAATGCTGAATCAGATAGCAGATAACAATAAAGGTCCTTTTGAAACGAGTACAGTTCAACATTTGTTCAAACAAATCTTTAAGATGAGCATGGAACTGCAAGAGGACGACCATCGTAAAGCGTTGCTCGTTTCACGGAAGAAGAAGCCTGAAAATACAATTGTGGACGTAAAAGGCGAACACATCGGGGACGGTCAGCAGCGTTTTGTCGTTGGACCTTGCTCTGTTGAAAGTTATGAGCAGGTTGCTGCTGTTGCTAAAGCAGTCAAGGATCAAGGAATTAAGCTACTTCGTGGGGGAGCATTTAAGCCACGTACGTCTCCATATGATTTTCAAGGTCTTGGCGTAGAAGGGCTGCAAATTTTGAAAAAGGTCGCTGATGAATACGACCTTGCAGTCGTAAGTGAGATTGTGAATCCTGCTGATATCGAGACAGCGCTCGATTATCTTGATGTCATTCAAATTGGCGCTCGGAACATGCAAAACTTTGAATTACTGAAGGAGGCAGGGAGAGCGAATAAGCCTGTATTACTGAAACGTGGTCTTTCAGCAACAATTGAAGAATTTATTAATGCAGCAGAATACATTCTCTCACAAGGTAATGACCAAGTGATGCTATGTGAGCGTGGCATTCGCACGTACGAAAAGGCGACCCGAAACACGCTCGATATTACAGCTGTTCCGATTTTAAAGCAGGAAACACATTTGCCTGTATTTGTTGATGTGACTCATTCAACGGGACGCAAGGACCTACTTTTACCAGCAGCAAGAGCGGCTCTAGCTATTGGAGCAGATGGCGTTATGGCAGAGGTTCACCCAGATCCTACCGTTGCTCTATCTGACTCTGCACAGCAAATGGACATCCCCCAATTTGAACATTTTATGAAAGAATTAAAATCGAAACAGCTTGTTCATATAAAATAA
- the pilM gene encoding pilus assembly protein PilM has product MTHSPIFTLDIGTRSVVGLILEQSEQGLSVKHAIIREHTNRAMVDGQIHNIAAVAQKITEIKTELEGTYGPLTKACVAAAGRALKTMQAHATWDISEKGVLQPKDIQHLEIEAVQKARMELAASDAMTHKDALYCVGFSVVRYYLDEEEIGSLLDQRGKRATVEVIATFLPQVVVDSLISALHKAGLELQALTLEPIAAMHVLVPESMRRLNIALVDIGAGTSDIALTDLGTVTAYGMVPIAGDEISEAVSDAYLLDFYEAENAKKNIIANGSADIEDILGFPQQVTLDMLVKELKTATSRLASSIAQEILQLNKRAPQAVMLIGGGSLTPGLPEALADELQLPKQRVAVRDSSVIKDIDIGEHLEASPAFVTPLGIASAALQNPIQYKSVQLNGQPVRMFDSKPLTVKDVLLASGIQLEKYYGALGLGLFITINGTAVMIPGERGQSPSIFVNGALASLDTRVENRDELTLKKGDDGANAHATLRDVLGDIPSLSFSLNDEPVELAPRLQINGIERPLNTILSDGDQVTWTKQWTVEEALDVCWHENRPFTETITVLADESPIELDAGSHSIMLNGQPASIQTTLDEGDRLDIQPLHVSLFDQLCQRTHVTLMQEISIMFNGQAIKLTKPTAFWTRANKKLDSTSVLKHDDQLQLKTVGTKEFIFQDVFSAVDITVPTSGSFSVRINGYEASFQDKIRHGDELELLFHHTDKNNT; this is encoded by the coding sequence ATGACCCATTCACCAATCTTCACACTCGATATTGGAACGCGTTCAGTTGTTGGACTGATTTTAGAGCAGAGTGAACAAGGTCTTTCTGTGAAACATGCGATCATTCGCGAGCATACGAATCGTGCGATGGTAGACGGACAAATCCATAATATAGCAGCAGTCGCCCAAAAAATTACAGAAATAAAAACTGAGCTCGAGGGCACGTATGGCCCACTAACGAAAGCTTGTGTCGCAGCTGCAGGGCGTGCCTTAAAAACGATGCAAGCCCATGCTACATGGGATATTTCAGAAAAAGGCGTTTTACAGCCAAAAGATATACAGCACCTTGAGATTGAAGCTGTTCAAAAAGCACGCATGGAGCTCGCCGCTTCAGACGCGATGACGCATAAAGATGCCCTCTATTGCGTCGGTTTTTCCGTCGTTCGCTACTATCTCGATGAGGAAGAGATCGGCAGCTTACTCGACCAACGTGGAAAGCGAGCCACCGTTGAAGTTATTGCGACATTTTTACCACAAGTTGTTGTTGACTCCCTTATTTCAGCTCTTCATAAGGCTGGCCTTGAGCTTCAGGCGTTGACACTTGAACCTATCGCTGCCATGCACGTACTCGTTCCTGAATCAATGCGCCGCTTGAACATCGCTCTCGTCGATATCGGGGCTGGCACGTCTGACATTGCCTTAACTGATTTAGGGACCGTAACTGCCTATGGAATGGTGCCAATTGCTGGCGATGAAATCAGTGAAGCTGTGTCAGATGCATATTTATTAGACTTTTATGAAGCAGAAAATGCCAAGAAAAATATTATTGCCAACGGTTCAGCAGACATTGAAGATATTCTTGGATTTCCCCAGCAAGTTACGCTAGATATGTTAGTCAAGGAGCTAAAAACAGCAACGAGTCGACTTGCTTCCAGCATTGCCCAGGAAATTTTGCAATTGAATAAACGAGCGCCACAAGCGGTCATGCTGATTGGGGGAGGAAGCTTAACACCTGGTCTGCCAGAGGCATTAGCCGACGAACTACAACTTCCTAAGCAGCGAGTCGCCGTGAGAGATTCATCGGTAATAAAGGATATAGACATAGGCGAACACCTCGAAGCAAGCCCTGCGTTTGTCACACCGCTCGGTATCGCTTCTGCCGCCTTACAAAACCCGATTCAATATAAGAGCGTCCAGCTCAACGGACAACCAGTTCGGATGTTTGACTCTAAACCATTAACTGTAAAAGATGTCTTACTTGCTTCTGGAATTCAGTTAGAAAAATATTATGGCGCTTTAGGGCTTGGCTTGTTTATTACAATTAACGGTACGGCAGTGATGATCCCAGGTGAGCGGGGACAAAGCCCTTCCATTTTTGTGAATGGCGCTTTGGCTTCTTTAGACACTCGAGTCGAGAATCGCGATGAGCTAACTCTAAAAAAAGGGGATGATGGCGCAAATGCTCACGCCACTCTTAGAGATGTCCTAGGTGATATCCCGTCGCTTTCTTTTTCATTGAATGACGAACCGGTCGAATTGGCGCCACGCCTTCAAATCAATGGCATTGAGCGCCCTTTGAACACTATTTTGTCAGATGGGGATCAAGTGACTTGGACGAAACAATGGACCGTTGAAGAAGCTCTCGACGTTTGTTGGCACGAAAATCGCCCTTTTACTGAAACAATCACAGTACTGGCTGATGAGTCTCCCATTGAGCTAGACGCAGGGAGCCATTCAATCATGTTAAACGGTCAACCAGCTTCAATACAAACGACTCTTGATGAAGGAGATCGTCTTGATATCCAGCCATTACATGTTTCGCTCTTCGATCAACTATGTCAACGAACACATGTCACGCTTATGCAAGAGATTTCGATCATGTTTAACGGCCAAGCGATTAAACTAACGAAACCAACTGCATTCTGGACAAGGGCCAATAAAAAACTAGACAGCACAAGTGTCTTAAAGCATGATGATCAGTTGCAGCTAAAAACAGTAGGCACGAAGGAATTTATTTTTCAAGATGTTTTTTCAGCTGTCGATATTACCGTTCCAACAAGCGGCAGTTTTTCAGTCCGCATCAATGGTTACGAAGCGTCATTTCAAGACAAGATTCGCCATGGTGATGAACTGGAGTTACTTTTCCACCATACTGATAAAAACAATACATAA
- the ytxJ gene encoding bacillithiol system redox-active protein YtxJ, whose translation MEQISSQKVFEELLQNKSSFFLFKHSLTCPISAKALSHFESYDKLSHLPNYLIRIQENRELSNAISEQTGVKHESPQVILIQNGEVVWNASHSSITNNTLRDAEQKIM comes from the coding sequence ATGGAGCAAATATCTTCTCAGAAAGTTTTTGAGGAATTGCTACAAAACAAGTCATCCTTTTTCTTGTTTAAACATAGCCTTACCTGTCCAATCTCAGCAAAAGCGCTTTCACATTTTGAATCATATGATAAGTTATCGCACCTACCCAACTATCTGATTCGCATTCAGGAAAACCGAGAGCTTTCCAATGCCATTTCAGAGCAAACAGGGGTAAAGCATGAATCACCTCAAGTGATTTTAATTCAAAACGGCGAAGTGGTGTGGAACGCGTCACACTCTTCAATCACAAATAATACGCTGCGTGATGCTGAACAAAAGATCATGTAA
- a CDS encoding YtxH domain-containing protein has translation MSTINTKDFIIGTLVGSIVGAASALLLAPKTGKELRGDLNEQAQVVRDRTTQLTSSAMEKGTEWRDVAREKTAHLSKTVSEQAADIRKKIQKDENVDSAPAPAATNGQEEEETDTLTAAPTPEAETDAEEAPTSSSTTTNPTTNS, from the coding sequence ATGAGTACTATAAATACAAAAGATTTTATTATCGGTACACTTGTTGGAAGCATTGTAGGTGCTGCATCAGCTTTGCTTTTGGCACCAAAAACAGGTAAAGAGCTTCGTGGCGATTTGAATGAGCAAGCCCAAGTCGTACGTGACAGAACGACCCAACTGACATCTTCCGCTATGGAAAAAGGCACAGAGTGGAGAGATGTTGCACGTGAAAAAACAGCCCATTTGTCTAAAACAGTATCTGAGCAAGCAGCTGACATTCGTAAGAAAATCCAAAAAGATGAAAATGTAGATTCAGCACCAGCTCCTGCGGCAACAAATGGACAAGAAGAAGAGGAAACAGACACGCTAACGGCAGCTCCAACTCCAGAAGCTGAAACCGACGCAGAAGAAGCGCCGACGTCATCTTCGACGACAACAAATCCTACGACAAACTCATAA
- a CDS encoding DUF948 domain-containing protein, with translation MPAIVSWSIALVAVAFVVLVIFLIRTLIALRATLESTASTLDSLESQLQGVTTESTELLHKTNALAEDIQGKSESLNSVVDSIKGVGDTIQRVNQSVRRVSDDIGHRAENRSEQVAQAVEWSQAAMDIWSKWKKRKEMDKTSK, from the coding sequence ATGCCGGCGATTGTAAGTTGGAGCATTGCGTTGGTTGCGGTCGCATTTGTTGTATTGGTCATTTTTTTAATTCGCACACTCATTGCTCTTCGTGCGACACTTGAAAGCACTGCTTCTACATTAGATAGCTTAGAAAGTCAATTGCAAGGTGTCACGACGGAATCAACAGAATTGTTACATAAGACCAATGCGCTAGCCGAGGATATCCAAGGCAAATCCGAATCGTTAAATTCTGTCGTCGACTCAATTAAAGGCGTCGGTGATACGATTCAGCGTGTCAATCAATCGGTACGTCGTGTATCTGATGACATTGGACACCGTGCGGAAAATCGTAGTGAGCAAGTTGCTCAAGCGGTTGAATGGAGCCAAGCGGCAATGGATATTTGGTCAAAATGGAAAAAACGTAAAGAGATGGACAAGACATCAAAATAA